One genomic region from Pseudoduganella lutea encodes:
- a CDS encoding sigma-70 family RNA polymerase sigma factor yields the protein MPYDAHTDPDQLRALLRDTARHDAHAFRALYDATSPKLFGFALRVLHKHELAEEALQDGFVAIWHAAATYQPGLAAPMTWMATIVRNKALDVRRRQGDEGTVEIDAAAFDRDVVEALAATANGPAEAHQCSVDAQALARCMDTLERRHRQAIGLAFFHDLTHGEVAQQLALPLGTVKTWIRRGLDKLKTCLTRGEVA from the coding sequence GTGCCCTACGACGCCCACACCGATCCCGACCAGTTACGCGCACTGCTGCGCGACACCGCCCGCCACGACGCCCACGCGTTCCGTGCACTGTACGATGCCACGTCACCGAAACTGTTCGGCTTCGCGCTGCGCGTATTGCACAAGCACGAGCTGGCCGAAGAGGCGTTGCAGGATGGCTTCGTGGCCATCTGGCACGCAGCCGCCACTTACCAGCCTGGCCTGGCCGCGCCGATGACATGGATGGCAACGATCGTGCGCAACAAGGCGCTCGACGTGCGCCGCCGCCAGGGCGATGAAGGCACGGTGGAAATCGATGCCGCGGCCTTCGACCGCGACGTGGTCGAAGCGCTGGCCGCAACGGCCAACGGGCCGGCCGAGGCGCACCAATGCTCGGTGGACGCGCAGGCACTGGCGCGCTGCATGGACACGCTGGAGCGCCGCCACCGGCAGGCGATCGGCCTGGCGTTCTTCCATGACCTGACCCACGGCGAAGTGGCGCAGCAGCTGGCGCTGCCACTGGGCACCGTCAAGACGTGGATCCGCCGCGGCCTGGACAAGCTCAAGACGTGTCTCACGCGCGGGGAGGTCGCATGA